Proteins co-encoded in one Hymenobacter swuensis DY53 genomic window:
- a CDS encoding DUF6929 family protein, translating to MHALIRREVALPDLPSASGAEIVGETAYIIGDDSPFLYQLNAATLAAGQRTMLFETAHFSSGRIPKELKLDLECLTALATPAGETSLLVLGSGATAAREQGYWVPLTGAGGSRVETVYPLSLSGLYAVLRPLLPAGIVLNLEAAAATPTELLLFQRTVGAASGNLLFRLPLATTLAYLQHRTTQVPAVQRQFFELPVIDGKPAGFSGATWFAGRLFVTASVEDTQDAVLDGVVLGSFVGVLELGAAGQQQVLPATLARLVWSDGRPYRGKVESVAVFRTLAASRYELLLVTDDDAGGSTAVTVELIL from the coding sequence ATGCACGCTTTGATTCGCCGGGAAGTGGCGTTACCCGATTTGCCCTCGGCTTCCGGAGCAGAAATAGTGGGCGAGACGGCCTACATCATCGGCGACGACTCTCCTTTTTTGTACCAGCTCAATGCTGCCACGCTGGCCGCCGGGCAGCGCACCATGCTGTTTGAAACGGCTCATTTCAGCAGCGGCCGCATTCCGAAGGAGCTGAAGCTGGATCTGGAGTGTCTCACGGCCCTTGCTACGCCTGCCGGCGAAACCAGCCTGCTGGTACTGGGCTCGGGCGCTACGGCCGCCCGCGAACAAGGCTATTGGGTGCCGCTGACCGGGGCGGGGGGGAGCCGGGTGGAAACCGTGTATCCGCTCAGTCTGAGTGGCCTGTACGCGGTGCTGCGGCCGTTGCTGCCGGCCGGTATCGTGCTGAATCTGGAAGCCGCCGCCGCTACGCCCACGGAGCTTCTGCTGTTCCAACGGACGGTGGGGGCCGCCAGTGGCAACCTATTGTTCCGGCTACCGTTGGCAACCACGCTGGCCTATCTGCAGCATCGCACTACCCAGGTGCCAGCCGTGCAGCGGCAGTTTTTTGAGTTGCCGGTTATCGATGGGAAGCCCGCTGGTTTTTCCGGCGCAACGTGGTTTGCCGGGCGGTTATTCGTGACAGCTTCAGTGGAAGATACCCAGGATGCTGTGCTGGATGGGGTGGTGTTAGGTTCATTTGTAGGAGTGCTGGAACTGGGAGCGGCCGGGCAGCAGCAGGTATTGCCCGCAACCCTGGCCCGGTTGGTCTGGTCTGATGGCCGCCCGTACCGGGGCAAGGTGGAAAGCGTAGCGGTGTTCCGGACGCTTGCGGCCAGCCGCTACGAGCTGCTGCTGGTGACAGATGACGATGCCGGGGGCTCTACCGCCGTAACAGTGGAACTGATCTTGTGA
- a CDS encoding RICIN domain-containing protein translates to MIDSLVRAVAPLLALVVLLTPVASRAQTAFTPDENAWYGVVARSSGRSLDVTNASAEAGTATVQWEFTHANSQQWRFVPAAKGSDFYRVEARHSGKCLTLEKPDENAPLVQRPWTGSFYQQWKLVPSGPLGSFVLVSRGNDKCAALAAADKFNGTPVVGQRVQNRATQQWKLFKLHLNVDSSQPGFGMPEALLSLNTPTGNELQPVLTADGNTLYFSRTRYSGNKEGVTESGDIWVSTSANNGRTWNPATRLDALNTTQNNGVMAVINEGRTLLVRGAYERDGSFRDEGISKVDRDATGKNGKPLAVEIANYYSAGPATSFFMSPDAQILLMSLERGDSQGANDLYVSRPTPDGLWTEPFNLGAIVNSPGFEFAPWLAADGKTLYFSSYGHAGYGSADIFVTTRLDETWTRWTEPRNLGAPLNGPGFDAYLSLTADGKQAYYASSRTANGPADLFRTATGVVPVADTTAQPAEPVRPAVAARMLLTGRTLDAKTRQPLATEVKVNRLDADLVFNATTRTDVAAGSYQFTLPPGRYRVQATRVGFLTATDTVTMTGSRALELALVPAAVGSSLELPTLIFAQGKYTLLPASYTELNRLARTLQDNPAVNIRLEGHTDNQGRADLNVKLSEERVAEVRRYLVTRGVAEKRISTVGYGGSKPRASNEKEETRKLNRRVEFTIVK, encoded by the coding sequence ATGATTGATTCGCTGGTTCGCGCTGTGGCGCCGCTCTTAGCTTTAGTAGTTCTTCTGACTCCGGTTGCCAGCCGGGCCCAAACAGCCTTCACCCCCGATGAAAACGCCTGGTATGGCGTAGTAGCTCGCAGTAGTGGCCGCTCCCTCGACGTTACCAATGCTTCAGCAGAGGCTGGTACGGCCACTGTGCAATGGGAATTCACGCACGCCAACAGCCAGCAGTGGCGCTTCGTGCCCGCCGCCAAGGGCAGCGACTTTTACCGCGTTGAGGCCCGCCACAGCGGCAAGTGCCTTACCCTGGAAAAGCCCGACGAAAATGCTCCGCTGGTGCAGCGCCCCTGGACGGGTAGCTTTTACCAGCAATGGAAACTCGTGCCCTCGGGGCCGCTGGGTAGCTTTGTGCTGGTGAGTCGGGGCAACGATAAATGCGCTGCCCTGGCTGCCGCCGATAAGTTCAACGGTACTCCCGTGGTGGGCCAGCGGGTACAGAACCGTGCCACTCAGCAGTGGAAACTGTTCAAACTGCATCTCAATGTAGATTCTAGCCAGCCGGGTTTTGGGATGCCTGAAGCCTTGCTGAGCCTGAACACGCCTACTGGGAACGAGCTACAGCCGGTACTAACCGCCGACGGTAATACGCTCTACTTTAGCCGGACACGGTACAGCGGCAACAAGGAAGGCGTCACCGAATCGGGTGATATTTGGGTGAGTACTTCGGCTAACAACGGCCGCACCTGGAACCCCGCTACTCGCCTCGATGCCCTCAACACTACTCAGAATAATGGGGTAATGGCGGTTATTAACGAGGGCCGCACGCTGCTGGTGCGCGGCGCGTATGAGCGGGACGGCTCTTTCCGGGATGAAGGAATAAGCAAAGTGGACCGTGACGCGACGGGCAAAAATGGGAAGCCGCTGGCAGTGGAAATAGCCAACTATTACTCGGCCGGCCCGGCTACCTCGTTCTTTATGTCGCCCGATGCGCAGATTCTGCTTATGAGCCTAGAGCGCGGCGACTCGCAGGGGGCCAATGACCTGTATGTCAGCCGGCCCACTCCCGACGGTCTCTGGACCGAGCCTTTCAACCTGGGAGCAATAGTTAATTCGCCTGGCTTTGAGTTTGCACCCTGGCTGGCGGCTGATGGCAAAACCCTGTACTTCAGCTCGTATGGGCATGCCGGCTACGGCAGTGCCGATATTTTTGTAACCACGCGGCTGGACGAAACCTGGACCCGCTGGACGGAACCGCGCAACCTGGGCGCACCGCTCAACGGACCCGGCTTCGATGCCTACCTCAGCCTGACGGCCGATGGCAAGCAGGCCTATTATGCTTCATCACGCACTGCCAATGGCCCTGCCGACCTGTTCCGCACGGCTACCGGGGTAGTACCGGTGGCTGATACTACCGCCCAGCCGGCAGAGCCGGTACGGCCGGCTGTAGCTGCCCGGATGCTGCTAACCGGCCGTACGCTGGATGCCAAAACCCGACAGCCGCTGGCTACGGAAGTGAAGGTAAATCGGCTGGATGCGGACCTGGTATTCAATGCTACTACCCGGACAGATGTTGCTGCCGGTAGCTATCAGTTTACGTTGCCACCCGGCCGTTATCGGGTGCAGGCCACCCGCGTAGGATTCCTCACCGCTACCGATACCGTCACTATGACCGGTTCCCGCGCGCTGGAGTTGGCGCTGGTACCGGCAGCCGTGGGTTCAAGCCTGGAGTTGCCTACACTCATCTTTGCGCAGGGAAAATACACGCTGCTTCCCGCTTCCTACACCGAGTTGAACCGCTTGGCCCGCACCTTGCAGGATAACCCCGCTGTGAACATCCGCCTGGAAGGCCACACCGATAACCAGGGACGCGCTGACCTGAACGTGAAGCTGTCGGAGGAGCGGGTAGCCGAAGTGCGGCGCTACCTCGTGACGCGGGGCGTGGCCGAGAAGCGTATCAGCACCGTTGGCTACGGTGGCAGCAAGCCCCGGGCCTCCAACGAGAAAGAGGAAACCCGTAAGCTGAACCGCCGCGTAGAATTCACTATTGTAAAATAG
- a CDS encoding response regulator transcription factor — translation MSEVLSSQEIIPLLLVDDHPVIVEGLKTMLRPETDLRVVAQAYSGADALRLLPAHPEIRVAVLDLNMPEMTGVELARAIRTTWPTIRVLILSMFHDHATVAEVLEAGGSGYVLKTATRAELSTAIRQVAAGQNYFSQDVAATLLQNLQIPSALQAKRTAELTGREQEILQLIAREYSNQDIAAALFISERTVETHRRNLFTKTSSKSVVGLIQYALRHKLIQ, via the coding sequence ATGTCTGAAGTGCTATCCAGTCAGGAAATCATTCCGTTGCTACTGGTAGACGATCATCCGGTGATAGTGGAGGGACTGAAAACCATGCTCCGGCCCGAAACGGATTTGCGTGTGGTAGCCCAAGCCTATAGCGGAGCCGATGCGTTACGCTTACTGCCAGCGCATCCGGAAATCCGGGTAGCCGTCCTCGACCTGAATATGCCCGAAATGACGGGCGTTGAGCTGGCGCGCGCCATTCGCACCACTTGGCCTACCATTCGGGTTCTGATTTTGAGCATGTTCCATGATCATGCCACTGTGGCCGAAGTGCTGGAAGCCGGCGGCTCCGGTTACGTCCTGAAAACAGCCACCCGGGCAGAGTTAAGTACCGCTATCCGCCAGGTAGCGGCCGGCCAGAACTATTTCAGCCAGGACGTAGCCGCCACCCTGTTGCAGAATCTCCAGATTCCGAGTGCCTTGCAAGCGAAACGCACTGCTGAGCTGACCGGGCGGGAACAGGAAATTCTGCAGCTCATTGCCCGCGAATATTCCAACCAGGATATTGCGGCGGCCCTTTTCATCAGTGAGCGAACCGTCGAGACGCATCGGCGTAACCTGTTCACGAAAACCAGCTCTAAATCAGTGGTAGGACTGATTCAATACGCTCTTCGTCACAAGCTGATCCAATAG
- a CDS encoding hypervirulence associated TUDOR domain-containing protein: MMRKGTKVTWKYGTGTATGKIEETHKTSVTRQLQGAEITRHGTPDNPAYLIVQADGARVLKLQSEVKAG; this comes from the coding sequence ATGATGCGTAAAGGCACCAAAGTCACCTGGAAATACGGCACGGGCACGGCGACCGGCAAAATTGAAGAAACCCACAAAACGAGCGTGACGCGCCAGCTGCAGGGTGCCGAAATCACCCGCCACGGCACGCCCGATAACCCGGCCTACCTCATTGTGCAGGCCGACGGGGCCCGGGTGCTCAAGTTGCAAAGCGAAGTAAAGGCCGGTTAA
- a CDS encoding sensor histidine kinase, which yields MVLSARALPAGSRADSLQRLLSASRPDTSRVQLLIEMAWERTDDNPLVGVEYGQRGLRLARRLQYPVGECRALLMLGWAFMRTGNYTTAIQTQVQARRLAESIGYAGGIIHADNALGYAHLEQGSQRLSLRYFRRAIALAEKQHNVVLLTPILGNIGRAHLELGQPDSAWYFTWRGYQLDLQQHDMHSEIGDLSILGDIAARRQQPNQAQYFYQQTIVRAVGMPVSYATSRAYLGLARLARAQQQPAVALRYAQQALAAGQAGSYAKGVFEASDYLADLYATQGNSTDAYRFLRAAAATRDSLFSRARMSQVQALSFSEELHQQELAEQGERAAAQRRQNMLLLALAGLVGTAGFGYLLISRRHLRREVEFVQERQRLERRYSEDILDAEQKERRRVGADLHDSVGQLLSAAKMTLSALQHQLRLTEIAHKDLFANTLEMLDEAVREVRSISHKLVPNALTRHGLAKAVGSLLGRLTLAPSCLQARLEVAGLEEQRLDSTLENILFRMVQELVHNVTKHAQASEITVQLLATPQQVRIVVADNGQGFRQQQSPVAAGIGLRNVESRVAYLNGQLQITSAPGQGTSVVLDIPLRPVPMPAAASSRA from the coding sequence GTGGTGCTTTCCGCCCGGGCCCTGCCGGCCGGTTCCCGTGCCGATAGTCTGCAACGGCTGCTCAGTGCTTCCCGTCCCGATACCAGCCGGGTGCAGTTGCTTATTGAAATGGCTTGGGAGCGAACGGACGACAACCCGCTGGTAGGGGTGGAATATGGTCAGCGGGGGCTGCGGCTGGCCCGGCGGCTGCAGTATCCGGTGGGGGAGTGCCGCGCGCTGCTGATGCTGGGCTGGGCTTTTATGCGTACGGGCAACTATACTACAGCTATTCAGACGCAGGTGCAGGCGCGGCGGCTGGCAGAGAGCATCGGCTACGCGGGCGGCATTATCCACGCCGATAATGCGCTGGGGTACGCACACCTGGAACAGGGCAGTCAACGGTTGTCATTGCGCTATTTTCGGAGGGCCATTGCGCTGGCGGAAAAGCAGCACAACGTGGTGTTACTGACGCCCATCCTCGGCAACATCGGGCGGGCGCATCTGGAGCTGGGCCAGCCCGATTCAGCCTGGTACTTTACTTGGCGGGGGTATCAGCTGGACCTGCAACAGCACGATATGCACAGCGAAATTGGCGACCTGTCTATTCTCGGGGACATTGCCGCCCGCCGGCAGCAGCCCAATCAGGCGCAGTATTTTTATCAGCAGACGATTGTGCGGGCAGTAGGCATGCCGGTATCATACGCCACCAGCCGGGCGTATCTGGGACTGGCCCGGCTGGCCCGGGCGCAGCAGCAGCCAGCCGTCGCGCTGCGGTACGCGCAGCAGGCCTTGGCTGCAGGGCAGGCCGGCAGCTACGCTAAAGGCGTATTCGAAGCCAGCGACTATCTGGCCGATCTGTACGCAACGCAGGGCAACAGTACCGACGCCTACCGCTTCCTGCGCGCCGCCGCCGCAACCCGGGATAGTCTGTTCAGTCGGGCGCGGATGAGCCAGGTGCAGGCCCTAAGCTTCAGTGAAGAGCTGCATCAGCAGGAACTGGCCGAACAGGGCGAACGAGCCGCCGCTCAGCGACGACAGAACATGCTGCTGCTGGCACTGGCCGGGCTTGTTGGAACCGCCGGATTTGGCTACTTGCTGATTAGCCGCCGCCATCTGCGCCGGGAGGTAGAGTTTGTGCAGGAACGCCAGCGCCTGGAGCGCCGCTATTCCGAAGATATTCTGGATGCTGAGCAGAAGGAGCGGCGCCGGGTGGGAGCCGACCTGCACGATAGTGTCGGCCAGTTGCTGAGTGCCGCCAAAATGACTCTTTCAGCCCTGCAGCACCAGTTGCGGCTCACGGAAATTGCGCACAAGGATTTGTTTGCGAATACGCTGGAGATGCTGGATGAGGCTGTGCGGGAAGTGCGCAGCATCTCCCACAAACTGGTGCCCAATGCCCTCACGCGTCATGGGCTGGCAAAAGCCGTGGGTAGTCTGCTGGGACGGCTCACATTGGCTCCTTCTTGCCTACAGGCGCGGCTGGAAGTAGCGGGTTTGGAAGAACAACGGTTGGATTCAACGCTGGAAAATATCCTGTTTCGGATGGTGCAGGAACTGGTGCACAATGTTACCAAGCACGCGCAGGCCTCAGAGATAACCGTGCAGCTGCTGGCCACTCCGCAACAGGTCCGAATTGTGGTAGCCGATAATGGCCAGGGCTTCCGGCAGCAGCAGTCTCCGGTAGCTGCAGGTATTGGTCTGCGCAATGTAGAAAGCCGGGTGGCTTATCTGAACGGGCAACTGCAGATTACCTCCGCCCCCGGCCAGGGAACCAGCGTTGTGCTGGATATCCCGTTACGGCCGGTTCCGATGCCGGCGGCAGCAAGTAGCCGGGCGTAG